The Halorubrum salinarum genome segment CGACGAGCGTCCGGAGCCGGTCCGACACCGCCGCCGCGTCGGGCGTGGCGGCGAGGAGGGCCGGGCGGTCGCGGGGACCGGACTCGCCGTCCGCGTCGCGGTCGACCTCCGGGGCGGGACCGCGGTCGGACCGTTGGCTCGACTCCGGCACGGGAGACCGATCGACCGGCAAGACCGTTAAACCGACTATGAGGGGACAATAGCGGTATTGAGCGCTCCGGAGCGCGGGGTCAGTTCCAGGGGGCCTCCGCGAAGTCGACGACCCGCTCGCCGCGGTCGAGCCCGTCGATCCGGGCGATCTGGTCGTCGGTCAGGTCGATCTCGCGGGCGGCCCAGTTCTCCTCGACGTGACCGTGGTCGGCCGCCTTCGGGATCGGCGCGACGCGCTCCTTGGAGAGCAGCCACGCGAGGCTCACCTGCGCGGGGGTCGCGTCGTGGGCCGCGGCGACCTCGCGGAGGGCGTCGACGTCGGCGACGCGGTTGCGCGCGATCGGCGAGTAGGCGACGAGCCAGTGGCCGTCGTCGACCGCGTACTCGCGGAGGCGCTCCTGTTGGAGGAGGGGGTGACACTCGACCTGGTGGGCGAACACGTCGTGGTCGAGGCGGTCGATCGCCTCGTCCAGCTGGTCCGGCTCGAAGTTCGAGAGCCCGATCCGGTCGATCACGCCGTCGTCGACGAGGTCGTCGAGCGCGGGCAGCGTCTCCGCGGGGTCGTAGCTGTTGATCGGCCAGTGGACGTACAGCAGGTCGATCGAGTCGACGCCGAGCCGGTCCCGGCTGGCGCGGGCGGTCTCGACGGCGTCGTCGTACGAGAGGTTGTCCGTCGAGAGCTTCGTCGCGACGAACAGGTCGTCGCGGTCGACGCCGCTCCGGTCGATCCCGTCGCCGACCGAGGCCTCGTTGTCGTACCCCTGGGCGGTGTCGACGTGGCGGTAGCCGGTCTCGACCGCGTGCGCGACCCCGGCCGCGCACTCCTCGCCGTCCTCCAGCTTGTACGTCCCGTATCCGAGCCTGTCGAAAGCGGTCATCATATCTCACCCTGCGGACGGCGGCGGCCTCAACGTACCGGTCGAAGCCCCGCGACCGCCGGGCGCCGCGCCGAGAGTGATTATCACGGTTAATATACGGAGGAGGGATATTATCACGGGGGGATCCCTGCGGTCGAGTACACATGCAAGCAGGATCGGCCCCGGGCGTCCGATCGAGCTACGGCGCGAAGCTCGCTCTGTCGCTGATCGGGGTCATGGGGGTCTCAGTCTCATACGGAGTTATCGTCTATCTTCGCGCCGACGCGGCCGGTGCCGCGGGCGAAACGGTGCGGTCCGGGCTCGTCGGGATGACGCTGTTGACGGTGATCGGGCTCGCGCTCATCGGCGTCACGATCGGATCGAACACGGTCATCTCCCTGCGGCAGCTCACAGCCAAGGCCGAGCGGATGGCCGAGGGCGACCTCGGCGTGCGGCTCGACACGGGCCGGACCGACGAGATCGGGCGGCTGTTCGGCGCGTTCGACGAGATGCGCGGCTCGCTGCGCTCGGAGATCGCCGACGCCGAGTCGGCCCGCGAGGAGGCGGAGCGCGCCCGGCGGGAGGCCGACGCGCGCGCCGAGACGGTCGAGGAGAAGGCGACCGAGTACGAGACCGCGATGCGCGCGCTCGCCGACGGCGACCTGACGCGACGGGTCGACCCGGAGAGCGACAACGAGGCGATGGCGCGCGTCGGCGCCGCGTTCAACGAGATGGCCGACGAGCTGGAGGGGACGGTCGCGTCCGTCGCGACGGTCGCCGAGGACACCGCCGACGTGGCCGGGACCGTCGACGACCGCACGGACGACCTCCGGGCGACGACGGGAACGGTGAGCGAGGCGGTCTCGGAGATCGCCGAGGGGGCCCGCACGCAGCGCGACGACCTCCAGGCGGCGACCGACGAGGCGGAGAACCTCGCGTCGTCCGCCGAGGAGGTCGCCTCCACCGTCACCGACGTCGCGGAGACCGCGGAGCACGCGGCCGAGGTCGGCGAGGAGGGCCGCGAGGCCGCAGAGGAGGCGCTCGCGGAGATGGACGCGGTCGAGGAGACCACCGCGGAGACCACCGCGGAGGTCGAGGCGCTCGCGGCGGAGGTCGAGGAGATCGGCGAGGTGGTCGACACCATCTCTGAGATCGCGGAGCAGACGAACCTGCTCGCGCTGAACGCCTCTATCGAGGCCGCCCGGTCCGGCGCAGAGGGCGCCGGCTTCGCGGTCGTCGCCGAGGAGGTGAAGTCGCTGGCCGAGGAGACCCAGGCGTCGGCCAGCGAGATCGAGGCCCGGATCCACGCCGTCCAGGAGCGCGCGGAGACGGGCGCCGACGCGATGGCGCGCACCGAACAGCGGATCTCCGCCGGCGTCGACACGGTCGAGACCTCCATCGACGCCTTGGAGCGCCTCGCGGAGGCCTCCGAGCGCACCGACGCCAGCATGACCGAGATCACCCGCGCCACCGAGACGCAGGCGGACTCGGTCGACGCGGTCGTCGGCCACGTCGAGGACGTCTCCGCGATCAGCGCGCAGACGGCCAGCGCGGCCGGCGACGTGACCGGCGCGGTCGACGAACAGGAGCGGACCCTCGGGGCGGTCGAGACCGCGGCCGGGTCGCTCTCCGACCGCGCGCTCGCGCTGCGCGACGCGGTCGGCGACTTCGAGTTCGCGACCGACGAGGGCCTGGACGGCCCGAGCCGCGCGACGGGGGACGGCGCGGCGCCCGACGCCACCGCGGTCTCCGACGGGGGGACCGCGGGCGAGGCCGGGACCGAGTTCGAGTTCTCCCGCGACGACGGCGACGACGCGGTCGCCGGGGAGGAGGTGAACTGAGATGCTCGTCGACACCGCCGTCTGGGCGTGGATCGGCGCCCTCGCGATGGGCGCCGGGACGGTTCCCCCGCTGTGGGCGTGGTACTCGCGGTCCTCGGCGACCGGCGAGTCGCACGCGGTCTACTACGGGACCCTCGCCGGGGTCACGGGCGTCGCGGCGCTGGCGTACCTCGCGATGGCGATCGGCGTGGGGACGCTGTCGACGGCCGTCGGCGAACTGGAGGTCGTCCGGTACGTCGACTGGCTCGTGACGACGCCGCTCATCCTGCTGTACCTCGGACTGCTCGCCCGGCCGTCGCGGCGCGTGCTCGCCGGACTGATCGGGGTCGACGTGGTCGTCATCGCCGGCGGTGTCACCGCCGCCGCCACCGGCGGGACGGTCTCGTGGGTCGCCTTCGGCGTCGCCGGGGCGGCGTACCTCGCGCTCGTCTACGGGCTCCTCGTCTCGCTCCCGCGGTCGGCCTCGGCGGCGGGCGACCGAGTGCGCGCCGTCTTCGGCACGCTCCGGAACATCACGGTGGTGCTGTGGACGCTGTACCCGGTCGTGTGGCTGCTCGCGCCGACCGGGTTCGGCCTGCTGACGCCCGCGACGGAGATGCTCGTGTTCGTCTACCTCGACATCGTCTCGAAGGTGGGCTTCGTCGTCGTCGCGGTCGCGGGCGCAGACGCGCTCGACCGCCTCGGCGCCGACCGCGGCGTCGCCGTCGGCGACAGCGTCGGGGCAGACGCCGCCGGCGAGCGGACGACCGCCCTCGGCGACGACTGAGCCGCGGTCCGGTCCGGTCCGGCTCGCGTCGCCCGTCCGGTCCCTCCCGCTTCCTGCGGCCGGTCAGTCCCCGTCCGCGACCAGGTCCTCGTAGCGCGCGCCGGTCTGTTTCAGCGTCTCGGTCGAGTAGAGCCGCTCGTGGGCGAACGGGAGGTGGTCGGCCGCCAGCTCGTCGATCTTCGCGTCGACCGCCTCGGCCTCGCGGCCGTGGATCATGGTGAACATGTTGTACGGCCAGTCCTGGTCGGGGCGGCGCGGGCGGTGGTAACAGAGGGTGACGTACGGGAGGCTGCCGACCGCCTCGCCGCGCTCGTCGAGTTCGTCGTCGGGCACGTCCCAGACAACCATGCAGTTGTTCGTGAACCCGGTGACGACGTGGTTGACGATACAGCCGACGCGCTTGATACAGCCGTCCGCCAGCAGGCGCTCGACCGCGGCGAGCACGTCGTCGACCGGGGCGCCGATCTCCGCCGCCACGTCCGCGTAGGGGGTCGCGGACAGCGGGAAGCCGTCCTGGATCGCCAAGAGGAGGTCGGCGTCGAGCGCGGAGAGGTCGCCGCGCGCGTCCTCGGAGATGCGGGTGGCGGACAC includes the following:
- a CDS encoding aldo/keto reductase — its product is MMTAFDRLGYGTYKLEDGEECAAGVAHAVETGYRHVDTAQGYDNEASVGDGIDRSGVDRDDLFVATKLSTDNLSYDDAVETARASRDRLGVDSIDLLYVHWPINSYDPAETLPALDDLVDDGVIDRIGLSNFEPDQLDEAIDRLDHDVFAHQVECHPLLQQERLREYAVDDGHWLVAYSPIARNRVADVDALREVAAAHDATPAQVSLAWLLSKERVAPIPKAADHGHVEENWAAREIDLTDDQIARIDGLDRGERVVDFAEAPWN
- a CDS encoding methyl-accepting chemotaxis protein yields the protein MQAGSAPGVRSSYGAKLALSLIGVMGVSVSYGVIVYLRADAAGAAGETVRSGLVGMTLLTVIGLALIGVTIGSNTVISLRQLTAKAERMAEGDLGVRLDTGRTDEIGRLFGAFDEMRGSLRSEIADAESAREEAERARREADARAETVEEKATEYETAMRALADGDLTRRVDPESDNEAMARVGAAFNEMADELEGTVASVATVAEDTADVAGTVDDRTDDLRATTGTVSEAVSEIAEGARTQRDDLQAATDEAENLASSAEEVASTVTDVAETAEHAAEVGEEGREAAEEALAEMDAVEETTAETTAEVEALAAEVEEIGEVVDTISEIAEQTNLLALNASIEAARSGAEGAGFAVVAEEVKSLAEETQASASEIEARIHAVQERAETGADAMARTEQRISAGVDTVETSIDALERLAEASERTDASMTEITRATETQADSVDAVVGHVEDVSAISAQTASAAGDVTGAVDEQERTLGAVETAAGSLSDRALALRDAVGDFEFATDEGLDGPSRATGDGAAPDATAVSDGGTAGEAGTEFEFSRDDGDDAVAGEEVN
- a CDS encoding bacteriorhodopsin yields the protein MLVDTAVWAWIGALAMGAGTVPPLWAWYSRSSATGESHAVYYGTLAGVTGVAALAYLAMAIGVGTLSTAVGELEVVRYVDWLVTTPLILLYLGLLARPSRRVLAGLIGVDVVVIAGGVTAAATGGTVSWVAFGVAGAAYLALVYGLLVSLPRSASAAGDRVRAVFGTLRNITVVLWTLYPVVWLLAPTGFGLLTPATEMLVFVYLDIVSKVGFVVVAVAGADALDRLGADRGVAVGDSVGADAAGERTTALGDD
- the ahbB gene encoding siroheme decarboxylase subunit beta yields the protein MSLDADWRADVDAVDAALIDEYQSGFPVAERPFERVADEIAAETGADVDADEILRRVRDLRERGVFRRFGAVLNPPVIGSSTLAAVRAPEDRFDEVAEVINGYRQVNHNYRRDHDWNQWFVVTAGSRERRDEILGEIEERTGCEVLALPMLTDYYIDLEFPVVNADRFARESLDETDVSATRISEDARGDLSALDADLLLAIQDGFPLSATPYADVAAEIGAPVDDVLAAVERLLADGCIKRVGCIVNHVVTGFTNNCMVVWDVPDDELDERGEAVGSLPYVTLCYHRPRRPDQDWPYNMFTMIHGREAEAVDAKIDELAADHLPFAHERLYSTETLKQTGARYEDLVADGD